From the genome of Rhododendron vialii isolate Sample 1 chromosome 10a, ASM3025357v1:
GACAAGTAGCAAAAAAATGTACCTAACGGAGACACCAAAGAGAGTTTACCCTTGAACTCCTGCCAAGGGTACAAGGCGAAGGATCGACCATCAATGAAGCGTTGTTGGCATGACTAGACGAGCAAGATCCAGAGATCAGCCAATTAAGGAGGAAATTTGAGGAAGCATACGACTCGAAACGCCTAAGGCAAGAGGCTAGCCGGGAATGAGGCATCAGGAAAAAAAGGTCTCATGCTCGCCGAGctcaaaaaaatgaatgacTGAGGCAAAGTAAGCAGTGGGAAGAGGAAGGTAACATCGCCGCATCGTTTTGAGAGTAACTAGCTCAAGGCCGAGGACACACCGAAGTACCGAACAACATGCGAAAACGATAGAAGGCGACCCGGCCGCGACATTTGTCGACAATAATTTGGTATTGGtaggcatatatatatgtattcaAGGTAGCTATCATTTTCCTTCAAAACATTATAAGCACACATAACCTAGTGACTTTGTCTACAATAGCATGGTTTTGGTCACTACTTTTGGTGGCCTATAGATGACCCAACAAATCTCATATACCCTCACGATCAACTTCCAGCTATTCCGCCAAATCTTGAGAACATGCATAACCGAGAAAAACCTCATAACGGGCAAATCCCTACATACCCTCTACATCAAGTCCCTAATCCCACCTTCCACCTACGTCTCCAACCACTTCATCCTCCTCTACTCCAAATGCCGCTGCCTCTCTGCCGCCCGCAACGCCTTCGACGCCACCCCCAGCCCCAACGTCTTCTCCTTCAACGCCATCATCGCTGCCTATGCGAAAGAATCGCAGGCCCGCACCGCCCACCAGCTGTTCGACCGAATTCCCGAACCGGACGTCGTCTCGTACAACACCCTCATTTCGGCTTACGCCGACCGAGGTGAGACGGGCCCCGCGGTTGGGTTGTTTGTGGGAATGAGAGAGGCGGGCCTTGACATGGACGGGTTCACGTTTTCCGCGGTTGTTACGGCTGCTTGTGGTGACATTGCCTTGATTAGACAGTTGCATTCGTTGGGTTTAGTTGGTGGGTTTGATTCTTTTGTTTCGGTGAACAATACCCTCATTACTTATTATGGGAAGCATGGATATTTAGACGAGGCTAAGCAGATTTTTTACGCGATATGTGAGATTAGAGACGAGGTTTCTTGGAATTCTATGATTGTGGCTTATGGGCAACACCAAGAAGGATCAAAAGCATTGGCATTGTATCAGGAAATGGTTCAAAGGGAGGTGAAAGTGGACATGTTCACTTTAGCTAGCGTTTTGACTGCGTTTACTTGCCTGGGGGATTTGCCCGGTGGGCATCAATTTCATGCTCATTTGATCAAAAAAGGGTTCCATCAGAATCCTCATGTTGGCAGCGGTTTGATTGATTTGTACTCGAAATGTGGAGGGGGTATGCTGGTCTGCAAGAAAGTTTTCCAAGAAATTCCTGAGCCGGACTTGGTTCTATGGAACACAATGATATCCGGGTACTCTCAAAATGAGGAGTTATCCGAAGAGGCACTTGATTGTTTTCGGAGAATGCAACGTGCTGGTCACCGTCCTGATGACGGCAGCTTTGTCTGTGTGATAAGCGCGTGCTCCAATTTGTCATCCCCATCACAAGGGAAACAGATTCACTCTTTGGCGCTCAAATCACGTATTCCATCAAATATGATTTCTGTAAACAATGCCATCATTGCAATGTACTCAAAATGCGGGAATCTGCTAGACGCGAGAAGGTTGTTTGATAGGATGCCAGAGCATAACACGGTCTCTTTGAATACAATGATTGCAGGTTATGCACAACATGGTAGAGGGACAGAATCACTTTTCCTTTTCAAGCATATGTTGGAAAAGGACATTACTCCAACTAGTATAACCTTTATCTCAGTCCTGTCTGCATGTGCACACACTGGAAAAGTCAAGGAAGGGAAAAAGTATTTCAATATTATGAAAGAGAAATTCGGGATTTTTCCAGAAGTAGAACACTATTCATGCATGATTGACCTTTTGGGTCGAGCCGGTAAACTTAGTGAAGCAAAGAAGCTCATTAAGACAATGCCATATAACCCTGGCTCCATTGGTTGGGCAGCATTGCTCAGTGCCTGTAGAATACATGGAAACATAGAGCTAGCGATTGAAGCAGCTAACGAGTGTCTTCAATTTGACCCTTCAAATGCTGCTCCCTATGTCATACTTGCGAATATGTACGCCAGTGAAGGCAGATGGGAAGAGGTGGCAACCATGAGAAAACTTATGCGTGAAAATGGAGTGAGGAAAAAACCCGGTTGTAGTTGGATTGAGGTGAACAAGAGGGTACACGTCTTTGTGGCGGAGGATAGTTCACACCCGTTAATAAAGAAGATCTACTCCTTTTTGGAGGAGATGTTAGAGAAGATGAAGGTAGCAGGATATGTGCCTGACATGAGGTGGGCTTTGGTTAGGGATGATGGAATTAGGGCAGGAGAAAAAGAGTTGAGGTTAGGGCATCACAGTGAGAAGCTTGCGGTTGCGTTTGGGCTGATTTCGACAAAAGAAGGAGAGCCTATATTGGTAGTGAAGAACCTTAGGATATGTGGGGATTGTCACAATGCCATTAAATTTATATCTGCGATCACTGGGAGAGAGATCACCGTAAGAGATGCCCTTAGGTTTCATTGCTTCAAGGACGGACAATGTTCTTGTGGCGATTATTGGTGACACCGTAGCTTATCTCTTAATATTCATTGTCATAATAAGCTTAGGTAAATGAAGGGTGGCCCAGACGTAGTGGTAAGATTGTCCCAAAGTGAACAGATTTGAGTTGCATAAATAGCCTCTCTTAAGATTGTCCCAAAGTGAACAGATTTGAGTTGCATAAATAGCCTCTCTGCTTACGGGGCTAAGGCTACGTACTTTCAACCCTTCCCTGGACCTTGCAGTAGTAGGAGTCTTGTCAGCTAGGTAGCCCTGTTTTGGGGGTAAGCTCAGGTGAAGCGTCCAAGTATTTATGTTAAAAACTGGAATGCTGCAATTAGTCGATTGTTAGCAGTTCGGGTTCGAAACATGGGTTCCTTAATTTCTCAATCTTCAGGTATCAGAATGGATACTAGATAGGTTTCAGAGTGTATAAAAATTGGCTctgattttagattgaaaattttgataattaTAGGTTTTCTACCAGCAACATACTTGTTCTTTCAGCGCATGTTGTTTACATAGTATAGACTATTGTGCGCATTTCCTTACAGCTTAAACTTTTGAGACAAGGGGTACCTAACAGTTTTAgatcaataaaaaatttcacaGTTTTATCTATTCGATCCAGTTTTGATCTTCTTTTCTCCAATGTCAACCTTTCCTGGTTGAAAGGCAACATCGGCAGTCGTCGATCATACTAaactaatgaaattttttatcaaagaagagaataaagaataataaaaaattccaGTTGGAACAAGACGCTGAAATTTAATAGCAGTCATCATAACAATGAACATTATGATAAAGAGCTTCTCCAAAAAGCACGTGTAAATGGTAAGAATATGATCTACATCCCTTTGCCAAAATGAATTACTCCCATGTAGGAAACAtatcaaaaactgaaaacacTAGCTgactttgatttttcaaaatcatgaagAGATAATCGAACTATCTAGGATATCAACGATACGAATTGAGGTGGAAAACTTGGCAGCTAGGCTTGTACGACATCGTGGTTGCGGCTTGCTCAAATTTGTTAGCGGCAGCTTCATTCACCTCTAGGCTGGTCTGGACAAAGAAGCGCATCCACCAAGACGCACTCCGCATTTTGGCCTTCAAAAATTGGGATACCATAAGCGGTCATCTTACCACACAGATACTGAGCTAAGAATACAGATACTGAAGCACAGAAGTAAGACGCAAACTATCACGGACCTTTTTCCTTGTGCTTTTATAAAACTTCTTGTCTGTTATTTGTGTGGACAATGCATGATCTGAAATAGCTCGACATTCATTTGAGTTCACAATACCTATTGTCACACCAGGATTGCTTTTTATGAGACTTGCAACATTTATTTTCTTCAGTGTCTCAACTAAACATTGAGATTTGACAAGGTATTTCCTATTCCTGGTCCTAGTAAAAGAAGTTTAACTTCTTTTGTTCCACCAGTTTTGGAAACTAAAAGGGCATTAATTTTCTTCTATTCTCAAAAGAGCTACGGTGACAAAAATAGCAAACAAGCAAGGACGGACAAATCAAGCTAGATTGGCAACTTCTTGAATCTCTGCCAAGCAGCTATAACTCGGTCTTTTCCGGTTGTGCACATCACACCACCATTTATGCAGATCTAAACAATGCTAATTTGCAAGACAGATTTCAGAAAATTCAACTGAGCATACATATATTAACAAGATCCTTTTTGTTTGCATTAAGAACTATGCAAGAAGATGATTGTAGAAGTGAAacccaataaaaagaaaactgtGGATGTACTATTCTATCAAGTCATGGCCTAAATCAGATCCAGATCATGTTTGTGAAAGGTGAAGGATTAGGAAAGAGCAGAATGAAATCATCACATTCAGTAGATATCAACTTACCGGACGCCCAAATTTGGATAACTCTGCAACTTTAGCTCTCTGTTTACCAGGATAACCTATAGATGAAGAAGGAAAACAGAGATTACTCAAACTGACACGGATCACAACATTTAACAATCAAACTGTAGCACgagaaaaacaaagacaaagaTTGCGTGCTAAAGCCATTATTGAGATACTCCTAGACAAATGATACCCAGAAGACAATCTACACCTCCATGCATTCAATTTTCCTGGTTGTGTTGGGGTCATGACCCCTTGGCACTTTATACAGTTCAATCTCTtttgtttccaatcaaattttatGTATAAAGATGAACATTATAACACATATATGCATGAGCAGCAATTCGGACCTCAGAGTTCCGTCTTTGCAATTATAGTGAGAGATTACTGAAGTTCTTTAACTAAATGTTTTTATTGAAATTCCAAAACCCACAGCAGAACATATTTATCAGCAACTTAATTTTCCTCGGCTCAAGTTGCCAAACAAGCTGGTGTGTATTTGTTTGGTTCCAACTCATAAGATGATTAACTGGCCAAAGGACTAGATGGAGTGCAAGCACTCAAAGTACCTCATCTCTTACTCCCTCCATTGTTTTACTTCTACTATTCCGCATCTCAAAAAAAAGGTCTATATCTTCTATTTTATTGCTACTTGTACATGATTTTAGAAACTTTGTCTTCAAAAACTAAATGAGATCTTTTGATTGGTGgaatcattttgaaaaattagtcaGGAAAGTACATTATTGTTGACCTGATTGAAGGACATGGCCGtcaaaaatgaacaaatgaaATGGGAAGGAGGCAGTACATCTTTCAAAGAGAAGACCGTGACCAACCAGATACATAAATTCAACTTGTTGCAAGAAAATTACCTGTAAAAATAACAAGTCCATCAGCAGACACTCTAGCCAAATTTGGAAGAGTCTTGTTCAGGTACCTTGGTGAGAGATACTCCAATGCATCAGACACAATGACAAGAGAAAATGATTTCGCTCTATACGGAAGGGGAAATTTGATATCAGCCTCACGTACAATGCCTTTGCGTACAAGAGCTTTGCATCGCCCATCAGCGTCCTCTATGTCATATGGTTCTACACCCCATGCTTCGGTTCCATCCTCTTCTAATAATTTAGAAACCACCGAACAAGTGTCAGGGCCCACATGCAAAACTTTGCGCATGTTGTCACCATATGCTTTTCTTAAAGCAGGTATTGCTTTCTGAACTTCAGATGTGCAAGAAAAGTCACCTGCATATGAATTGCTAGAGCCATTAGTCAGGCTAAACTGTGCCAACTTATCTAACAGAAACTATAAGCAGTATAAAACGCTTATGGGTGCTTTATTTACAGCGATTTAAACCTTAGTTTGTACATGATTTCATTAAGGGTTTTGGAGCTACAAATTTAATGTCACCCATTAACCATGGCGCACTAATGTTTCTCCTAACAAGTGAATGTTGATCGCATCATAGATAAGGCTCAACATTGAAATGTATAgcattgtcaaaaaaaaaccaGTGATTGAAAAAGCGCGACTAGGCGATTGCCTAGGCGTGAGGCGACCTTGTCTCGCCTCAGAGGTGTGAGACGAGATGAGGTTACATGAGGCGACCGACTAGGCGTGAGGCGCCTTAAAATCTCGCCCCATGTTGGTTagggcaaaataaaaataacgaCGTCTTACTTCAATCAACTTCAGAGAAACAAACAACAATCGACATCAGAGAATCagaatccctctctctcctctgcgaTCGTCTTCAACCTTCGCAACAGCAGGTAAGGTCgaaccctctctttttttttttgaacagcaaaagaattttattaatctttgaaaacaaattacaaagattaaaagga
Proteins encoded in this window:
- the LOC131304374 gene encoding pentatricopeptide repeat-containing protein At3g49710; translated protein: MTQQISYTLTINFQLFRQILRTCITEKNLITGKSLHTLYIKSLIPPSTYVSNHFILLYSKCRCLSAARNAFDATPSPNVFSFNAIIAAYAKESQARTAHQLFDRIPEPDVVSYNTLISAYADRGETGPAVGLFVGMREAGLDMDGFTFSAVVTAACGDIALIRQLHSLGLVGGFDSFVSVNNTLITYYGKHGYLDEAKQIFYAICEIRDEVSWNSMIVAYGQHQEGSKALALYQEMVQREVKVDMFTLASVLTAFTCLGDLPGGHQFHAHLIKKGFHQNPHVGSGLIDLYSKCGGGMLVCKKVFQEIPEPDLVLWNTMISGYSQNEELSEEALDCFRRMQRAGHRPDDGSFVCVISACSNLSSPSQGKQIHSLALKSRIPSNMISVNNAIIAMYSKCGNLLDARRLFDRMPEHNTVSLNTMIAGYAQHGRGTESLFLFKHMLEKDITPTSITFISVLSACAHTGKVKEGKKYFNIMKEKFGIFPEVEHYSCMIDLLGRAGKLSEAKKLIKTMPYNPGSIGWAALLSACRIHGNIELAIEAANECLQFDPSNAAPYVILANMYASEGRWEEVATMRKLMRENGVRKKPGCSWIEVNKRVHVFVAEDSSHPLIKKIYSFLEEMLEKMKVAGYVPDMRWALVRDDGIRAGEKELRLGHHSEKLAVAFGLISTKEGEPILVVKNLRICGDCHNAIKFISAITGREITVRDALRFHCFKDGQCSCGDYW
- the LOC131304171 gene encoding probable pectin methylesterase CGR2 — protein: MSRRPANPTRRLAGSGPFGGIFHPKSRIPPFLSVVLIILGFVLLIGHFRSGSGIFGGQKESTNKGEGDFSCTSEVQKAIPALRKAYGDNMRKVLHVGPDTCSVVSKLLEEDGTEAWGVEPYDIEDADGRCKALVRKGIVREADIKFPLPYRAKSFSLVIVSDALEYLSPRYLNKTLPNLARVSADGLVIFTGYPGKQRAKVAELSKFGRPAKMRSASWWMRFFVQTSLEVNEAAANKFEQAATTMSYKPSCQVFHLNSYR